A window of Thalassophryne amazonica chromosome 21, fThaAma1.1, whole genome shotgun sequence contains these coding sequences:
- the tcte1 gene encoding LOW QUALITY PROTEIN: dynein regulatory complex subunit 5 (The sequence of the model RefSeq protein was modified relative to this genomic sequence to represent the inferred CDS: inserted 1 base in 1 codon) has product MFNISLGVDSRKVKRIIAEDLDWSLDIVPRLSSLCLNTVVQNFEEKPILEELTPNQKNYVEEKLSPSLPLHLTANLISDGVYWKRCCKQRWDLCDVDQYDESWKRMFFERHLENIVEEFIPGVTDIKTVLDLVPLCRNYVKRLDISELLPSVKVPQQKQEEYYSNLANDSDTDVPSMEHFDFGGLLCKLTNLEELHLTYTVKKCGMNFDWRMFVMTDRDCECLAKALQSCATLKVLRLHLSHIEDEKCRLLVKHLLDHPSLRELEFPHNQIGDRGARAIAKLLNRSKLETLNLYDNEIRDRGAKAIAHILAKNSTLLSLNLGLNRIADEGGMAISEALMNNCTLLCLNLGSNRMTEPTATALSKLIHRNSLKSINISTNILGMAGVQDQENTMAHNTSITEXLTVVHENVSFMDEVVWNNRVQQ; this is encoded by the exons A TGTTCAACATCAGCCTGGGTGTAGATTCCAGAAAAGTAAAGAGGATCATTGCTGAAGATCTAGACTGGTCCCTCGATATAGTGCCACGCTTGTCCAGCCTCTGCCTGAACACAGTTGTGCAAAATTTTGAGG AAAAGCCCATTCTTGAAGAACTTACGCCGAACCAGAAGAACTATGTTGAGGAGAAACTTTCGCCCTCCTTGCCCCTGCATCTGACAGCCAACTTGATCAGTGATGGCGTCTACTGGAAACGGTGCTGCAAACAGCGGTGGGATCTTTGTGATGTCGATCAGTACGACGAGAGCTGGAAACGCATGTTCTTTGAGCGGCACTTGGAGAACATTGTTGAAGAATTCATTCCAGGtgtaacagacataaagacagTTCTAGACTTGGTTCCTCTCTGCAGGAATTATGTAAAGAGGCTGGACATCTCAGAGCTCCTGCCATCTGTTAAAGTTCCCCAGCAGAAACAAGAAGAATATTACTCAAACTTGGCAAATGACAGTGACACTGATGTACCATCTATGGAACACTTTGACTTTGGAGGCCTGCTTTGCAAACTCACCAACTTGGAGGAGCTCCATTTGACGTACACAGTCAAGAAATGTGGCATGAACTTTGATTGGAGAATGTTTGTGATGACTGACAGAGATTGTGAGTGCCTTGCCAAGGCTCTTCAGTCCTGTGCGACCTTGAAG GTTCTGAGGCTCCACCTGAGTCACATTGAGGATGAAAAATGCAGGTTATTGGTGAAACATCTTTTGGACCACCCCTCCCTGAGAGAGCTTGAGTTTCCACACAACCAAATTGGAGACAGAGGAGCCAGAGCCATCGCTAAACTTCTCAACAGGAGCAAACTGGAGACTCTGAACTTGTACGACAATGAAATTAGAGATAGGGGAGCCAAAGCTATAGCTCACATCTTGGCTAAGAATTCTACTCTTTTGTCCCTCAACCTGGGGCTGAACCGTATTGCAGATGAGGGAGGGATGGCTATAAGTGAGGCCTTGATGAACAACTGCACCCTTCTCTGCCTGAACCTGGGAAGCAATAGGATGACAGAACCTACCGCCACTGCACTGTCAAAACTGATACACCGCAACTCTCTGAAAAGCATCAATATATCCACCAACATACTGGGCATG gctgGAGTTCAAGATCAGGAGAACACGATGGCTCACaacaccagcattactg atctGACTGTAGTTCACGAGAACGTTTCCTTCATGGATGAGGTGGTTTGGAACAACCGGGTTCAACAATAA